In a single window of the Streptomyces sp. CGMCC 4.7035 genome:
- a CDS encoding cell division protein FtsK, with product MTETTAFPPPEDPEGTEQPTADIVPFPLKKKTDPDPTAPSEGVVKPGEWEAELPDTDDPEAEGLSEGAPVDPPREVYPPSVAEWMEAKDKARLPVLPDWVKLPDQRTAVRKWAIRHYSAVVGYHAVRLPLVYTPKICMYSPRGAWRWSAAIGRWVFDAEGKTLRLASVANEDAAEYLKLSRQRNDRVRLRGIVATIAGFVGLAAALTLYVMAPSWLLMLAVATLTTTLGVVGAPADRPLIDMAKVTFRKRRLSSDIVIRAHEASGLTTKDQTIAFPRPIGRDGDGWRVVVDLPYGKTFEDAMKAHARLASGMDIAPTQLFLDKDETSGRRVSYWIADRDPLAVPSGKSPLLGATRVDFWKPFPWGVDERGNPVMATMLWLSLLVGAVPRQGKTFSARTIALAAALDPYVRLYVFDGKASPDWRTFAKVAHRIGFGIVPKNGVDPVQHLLTSLRELKADVEDRYHRLSELPLHVCPEGKLTPEISRDKKLNMPLTLFVVDEVQEYLTHPEHGKEILSLMVYLARVAPAVGVSVMTATQKPDDKACPSELRDQHQARFALRVGSLHVSDVILGAGSYSEGLDASKLLKSHKGVGLLKGMSDDAGIVRTYLADGRDADRILTRAAALREAEGTLSGDAVGEAPAPETSATILDDVAAVLGKGEAKVWSETVVDRLADLRPEVYGPWAELEPKPKAEALTAALKPFGIGTVQISRRIDGEQVNKRGIKRDDIATAITERNKKRDAG from the coding sequence GTGACGGAAACCACCGCCTTCCCGCCCCCGGAGGACCCGGAGGGCACCGAACAGCCGACGGCCGACATCGTGCCGTTCCCGCTGAAGAAGAAGACCGACCCCGACCCGACCGCCCCGAGCGAGGGCGTGGTGAAGCCGGGGGAGTGGGAGGCCGAACTCCCCGACACCGACGACCCGGAGGCCGAAGGGCTGAGCGAGGGGGCGCCGGTCGACCCGCCACGCGAGGTCTACCCGCCCTCGGTCGCGGAATGGATGGAAGCCAAGGACAAGGCACGTCTGCCGGTGCTGCCGGACTGGGTGAAGCTCCCTGACCAGCGCACGGCCGTCCGCAAGTGGGCGATCCGGCACTACTCGGCCGTGGTCGGCTACCACGCCGTGCGCCTGCCGCTGGTCTACACGCCGAAGATCTGCATGTACTCGCCGCGCGGCGCGTGGCGGTGGTCCGCCGCGATCGGCCGGTGGGTGTTCGACGCTGAGGGCAAGACGCTGCGGCTTGCCTCCGTGGCGAACGAGGACGCGGCGGAGTACCTGAAGCTGTCGCGGCAGCGCAACGACCGCGTCCGGCTGCGGGGGATCGTGGCGACGATCGCCGGTTTCGTCGGTCTGGCCGCCGCGCTGACCCTGTACGTCATGGCCCCGTCGTGGCTGCTCATGCTGGCCGTGGCGACACTGACCACCACCCTCGGTGTGGTCGGCGCGCCGGCGGACCGGCCGCTCATCGACATGGCCAAGGTGACGTTCCGCAAGCGGCGGCTGTCCTCTGACATCGTCATCCGCGCACACGAGGCATCCGGGCTGACCACCAAGGATCAGACGATCGCCTTCCCGCGGCCGATCGGCCGGGACGGCGACGGCTGGCGCGTGGTCGTGGATCTGCCGTACGGCAAGACGTTCGAGGACGCGATGAAGGCTCACGCCCGGCTCGCCTCCGGTATGGACATCGCCCCGACTCAGCTCTTCCTCGACAAGGACGAGACGAGCGGGCGGCGGGTGTCGTACTGGATCGCCGACCGTGACCCGCTCGCCGTGCCGTCGGGCAAGTCCCCGCTGTTGGGGGCGACGCGGGTGGACTTCTGGAAGCCGTTCCCGTGGGGTGTCGACGAGCGGGGCAACCCGGTCATGGCCACCATGCTGTGGCTGTCGCTGCTGGTAGGCGCCGTGCCGCGTCAGGGCAAGACGTTCTCTGCCCGCACGATCGCGCTCGCCGCCGCGTTGGACCCGTACGTGCGCCTGTACGTGTTCGACGGCAAGGCGTCCCCGGACTGGCGCACGTTCGCCAAGGTCGCCCACCGCATCGGGTTCGGCATTGTGCCGAAGAACGGGGTCGACCCGGTTCAGCATCTGCTGACCTCGCTGCGGGAGCTGAAGGCGGACGTCGAAGACCGGTACCACCGGCTGTCTGAACTGCCGTTGCACGTCTGCCCTGAGGGCAAGCTCACCCCGGAGATCAGCCGGGACAAGAAGCTGAACATGCCGCTCACGCTGTTCGTGGTGGACGAGGTGCAGGAGTACCTGACCCACCCCGAGCACGGCAAGGAAATCCTGTCTCTGATGGTCTACCTCGCCCGGGTCGCCCCGGCGGTCGGTGTCTCGGTGATGACGGCGACGCAGAAGCCGGACGACAAGGCGTGCCCGTCGGAGCTGCGTGACCAGCATCAGGCCCGGTTCGCGCTGCGGGTCGGCTCCCTGCACGTCTCCGATGTCATCCTCGGTGCCGGGTCGTACTCGGAGGGCTTGGACGCGTCCAAGCTGCTGAAGTCCCACAAGGGCGTGGGTCTGCTCAAGGGCATGTCCGACGATGCCGGGATCGTGCGCACCTACCTCGCCGACGGCCGCGACGCGGACCGCATCCTGACCCGCGCGGCAGCGCTGCGGGAGGCGGAGGGCACGCTGTCGGGTGACGCGGTGGGCGAGGCCCCGGCGCCGGAGACGTCCGCGACGATCCTTGACGACGTCGCGGCCGTGCTCGGCAAGGGCGAGGCCAAGGTGTGGTCGGAGACGGTTGTGGACCGGCTTGCTGACCTGCGCCCGGAGGTCTACGGGCCGTGGGCGGAGTTGGAGCCCAAGCCCAAGGCGGAAGCGCTCACCGCCGCGCTCAAGCCGTTCGGTATCGGCACCGTGCAGATCAGTCGGCGCATCGACGGCGAACAGGTCAACAAGCGCGGCATCAAGCGCGACGACATCGCCACCGCGATTACGGAGCGCAACAAGAAGCGGGACGCCGGATAG
- a CDS encoding conjugal transfer protein: protein MSETRKPLTKVQIGVLTAAFVPMLATGVIGGIGTYSNIGHAYGTGTALGALGAGEGATAVLALVLLGLTMLGQSSPRVVRIGLWALPAAAAVMGAMSAPDPGRTVIYALTPMGMSVSAEGMAFLARRIVVHTDGRDAENERRTADIVQALAYHRARAAHHPVDRVRKRSDRASWRLARKVGVGDAALGSRLLNVQRDRITDGADAALASMFGGTAPALAPIPEAGTNTEESTDTMRNRSTADLRESTPAPSVVLTRFPAPDPVAVDFMKPTLPFKPVPAIVSPVAPVSVDPAPAGRGAVAVDSPRSRRATGRVPDVARSPRPKRTTDQLLAEARTATADWPDSRITAEGIRREVHTSPANARMLRDTILAERAADGAEAA, encoded by the coding sequence ATGAGTGAGACCCGCAAGCCTCTGACGAAGGTTCAGATTGGTGTCCTGACGGCCGCGTTCGTGCCGATGCTCGCCACGGGCGTGATCGGCGGCATCGGTACGTACAGCAACATCGGGCACGCCTACGGCACGGGGACCGCGCTTGGCGCGCTCGGTGCCGGTGAGGGCGCCACGGCCGTTCTCGCCCTGGTCCTGCTGGGGTTGACCATGCTGGGTCAGTCCTCGCCGCGCGTCGTACGGATCGGCCTGTGGGCGCTGCCGGCCGCCGCTGCCGTCATGGGCGCCATGTCCGCGCCGGACCCTGGGCGGACCGTGATCTACGCCCTGACCCCTATGGGCATGTCCGTGTCGGCGGAGGGCATGGCGTTTCTCGCCCGCCGGATCGTCGTCCACACCGACGGCCGCGACGCGGAGAACGAGCGGCGCACCGCCGACATCGTGCAGGCCCTCGCCTACCACCGGGCGCGTGCCGCTCATCACCCGGTCGACCGGGTGCGGAAGCGGTCCGATCGGGCGTCGTGGCGTCTGGCCCGCAAGGTCGGGGTTGGGGACGCGGCGCTCGGATCGAGGCTGCTGAATGTCCAGCGCGACCGGATCACCGACGGTGCGGACGCCGCGCTCGCGTCGATGTTCGGCGGCACTGCCCCCGCCCTCGCCCCGATCCCCGAAGCGGGAACGAATACGGAGGAATCTACCGATACCATGAGGAATCGGTCTACGGCTGACCTGCGGGAATCGACCCCGGCGCCGTCGGTCGTGCTGACCCGATTCCCTGCGCCCGATCCGGTGGCGGTCGACTTCATGAAGCCGACGCTTCCCTTCAAGCCGGTCCCGGCGATCGTCTCGCCGGTCGCCCCGGTGAGCGTCGACCCCGCCCCGGCCGGACGGGGGGCGGTGGCGGTCGACTCCCCCCGATCTCGTCGGGCGACCGGCCGGGTTCCCGACGTGGCCCGCTCGCCCCGGCCGAAGCGCACGACGGATCAGTTGCTCGCTGAGGCCCGCACCGCGACCGCCGATTGGCCCGACAGCCGGATCACGGCAGAGGGCATCCGCCGCGAGGTCCACACCTCGCCGGCGAACGCGCGGATGCTGCGGGACACGATCCTCGCTGAGCGCGCCGCCGACGGCGCCGAAGCCGCGTGA
- a CDS encoding excisionase family DNA-binding protein — protein MDQPTSLPLAEDPTLVLLKVEEAARRLRIGRTTCYALIRSGELESVPVGRLRRVPADAPAAYVARLRAAQRAA, from the coding sequence GTGGACCAACCCACCAGCCTCCCCCTCGCCGAAGACCCGACCCTGGTTCTCCTCAAGGTCGAAGAGGCCGCCCGCCGCCTCCGCATCGGCCGCACCACCTGCTACGCCCTCATCCGCTCCGGAGAACTGGAGTCCGTACCCGTCGGCCGTCTCCGTCGCGTCCCCGCCGACGCTCCGGCCGCATACGTCGCCCGTCTCCGCGCAGCCCAACGCGCCGCTTGA
- a CDS encoding HD domain-containing protein — MGLTEWAYALSESLLSDPLPRRWAHSLGVAKRARSLSPILGDEAELLEAAAVLHDIGYSPAIAATGFHPLDGARFLRDQEGADERVVRLVAHHSCALLEAEERGLRQELESEFELERPDLVDALLFCDMTTTPDGTQTTPAERLDEIVQRYGPDTIVGRFIQRAAPEIHAASKRVGDRIAEVSVGGQPM, encoded by the coding sequence ATGGGACTGACTGAGTGGGCGTACGCGCTCTCTGAATCGCTACTCTCCGATCCGCTTCCGCGCCGGTGGGCGCACTCACTCGGGGTCGCCAAGCGCGCTCGCTCCCTGAGCCCGATCCTGGGGGACGAAGCGGAACTGTTGGAAGCGGCGGCCGTGCTGCATGACATCGGCTACTCGCCGGCCATTGCTGCCACGGGCTTCCATCCCTTGGACGGCGCGCGGTTCCTCAGGGATCAGGAAGGTGCAGACGAACGGGTTGTTCGTCTCGTGGCGCATCACTCCTGTGCCTTGCTGGAGGCGGAGGAACGCGGACTTCGTCAGGAGCTTGAGAGTGAGTTCGAGCTAGAGCGTCCCGACCTGGTAGACGCCTTGCTGTTCTGCGACATGACGACGACGCCGGACGGGACGCAGACGACGCCGGCTGAGCGGCTGGATGAGATCGTGCAGCGATACGGCCCGGACACGATCGTCGGGCGGTTCATCCAGCGCGCGGCCCCCGAGATCCATGCAGCGTCGAAGCGCGTCGGGGATCGAATAGCGGAAGTCTCCGTTGGCGGTCAGCCGATGTAG
- a CDS encoding helix-turn-helix domain-containing protein — translation MANERLRGAIVDLGLTLEEVAERLGVAAKTVERWINDPERKPYRRFQYATASLLKCEVSYLWPDEQTSAEVTATGNAELVRLYPHRSVVMQTLWTNLYSKASRQFDLLVYSGFWLTEDATFHRIVKEKAADGVPIRFMLGEPDSQAVAVRGEDEGIGAAMAAKIRNALVNYGPLFGLPGVEFRLHGTTLYNSIYRADDEMLANGHLYGVGAYMAPVLHLRRVPGGELFDAYAESVEKVWESARPISSPADWEGTH, via the coding sequence GTGGCGAACGAGCGACTACGCGGCGCGATAGTCGACTTGGGCCTGACCCTCGAGGAAGTCGCCGAACGTCTCGGCGTCGCGGCCAAGACGGTTGAACGCTGGATCAACGATCCAGAACGCAAGCCATACCGCCGCTTCCAGTACGCCACGGCCTCACTTTTGAAGTGCGAAGTCTCGTACCTCTGGCCGGACGAACAGACATCGGCCGAAGTGACAGCCACCGGCAACGCGGAGTTGGTCAGGCTGTATCCCCACCGGTCCGTCGTGATGCAGACCCTGTGGACGAACCTGTACTCCAAGGCGAGTCGGCAGTTTGACCTACTGGTGTACTCAGGGTTCTGGCTCACCGAGGACGCGACGTTTCACCGCATCGTCAAGGAGAAAGCGGCCGACGGAGTGCCCATCCGCTTCATGCTGGGCGAACCTGACTCACAGGCAGTGGCTGTAAGGGGCGAGGACGAAGGGATCGGTGCCGCCATGGCGGCCAAGATCCGAAACGCCCTCGTCAACTACGGCCCGCTCTTCGGCCTCCCTGGTGTCGAGTTCCGCTTGCACGGCACCACGCTCTACAACTCGATCTACCGGGCTGATGACGAGATGCTGGCGAACGGCCATCTCTACGGGGTCGGCGCCTACATGGCCCCTGTGCTTCACCTGCGGCGTGTCCCGGGCGGCGAACTCTTCGACGCCTACGCTGAGAGTGTTGAGAAGGTGTGGGAGTCGGCCCGCCCGATCTCCTCACCCGCCGATTGGGAGGGCACGCACTGA
- a CDS encoding tyrosine-type recombinase/integrase yields the protein MAEKKRTRQPNGRSSIYFGKDGKWHGRVTVGIRDDGTPDRRHVERKTRTEVTAAVRELEKQRDAKTVKKPGKAWTVKAWLTHWIENVAPLAVNDNTMVGYGVAVRKHLIPGLGAHRLDRLKPEHIEAFYAKMQANGSKPATAHQAHRTLRTALNEAVRRGHLGKNPVQLAKAPKTGEYEVEPYSVQEVQRLLKAADQHRNSARWAVALALGLRQGEVLGLRWEDVDLDGGFLVVRRSRHRPQYAHGCVDPCGRKAAGYCPQRRRTNPELATTKSRAGRRAVGLPEQLVDLLRAHLKAQKGERAAAGKYWEENGLVFPDENGRSPSHRRDWTEWKALLTEANVRDGRLHDARHTAATVLLILGVPERAVMGLMGWSTTAMAARYQHMVDAVRMDIARQVDGLIWQSDALRPGAEEGEDLP from the coding sequence GTGGCAGAGAAGAAGCGCACCCGACAGCCCAACGGCCGCAGCTCGATCTACTTCGGCAAGGACGGCAAATGGCACGGCCGCGTCACCGTCGGCATCCGCGACGATGGCACGCCGGATCGGCGCCATGTTGAACGTAAGACTCGCACTGAAGTGACGGCCGCCGTACGCGAGTTGGAGAAGCAGCGCGACGCCAAGACTGTAAAGAAGCCCGGCAAGGCGTGGACGGTCAAGGCATGGCTGACGCACTGGATTGAGAACGTCGCGCCCCTCGCCGTCAACGACAACACGATGGTCGGGTACGGCGTCGCGGTGCGGAAGCACTTGATCCCCGGATTGGGGGCTCACCGTCTCGACAGGCTCAAGCCCGAGCACATCGAGGCGTTCTACGCCAAGATGCAGGCCAACGGCAGCAAGCCCGCGACCGCTCACCAGGCGCACCGAACCTTGCGCACCGCCCTCAATGAGGCCGTGCGGCGCGGTCATCTCGGCAAGAACCCCGTTCAGTTGGCCAAGGCGCCGAAGACGGGGGAGTACGAGGTGGAGCCCTATAGCGTCCAAGAGGTGCAGCGGTTGCTCAAGGCCGCTGACCAGCACCGCAACTCCGCTCGCTGGGCCGTCGCCCTCGCCCTCGGACTGCGCCAAGGGGAAGTGCTCGGTCTGAGGTGGGAGGACGTGGACCTTGACGGTGGATTCCTTGTTGTCCGGCGTAGTCGACACCGGCCTCAGTACGCCCATGGGTGCGTGGACCCCTGCGGGCGCAAGGCCGCCGGATACTGCCCGCAGAGGCGTCGGACGAACCCGGAGTTGGCCACCACCAAGTCGCGCGCCGGCCGCCGCGCGGTTGGTCTCCCCGAACAACTCGTTGACCTACTCCGTGCCCACCTAAAGGCACAGAAAGGGGAGCGGGCGGCGGCCGGGAAGTACTGGGAGGAGAACGGGTTGGTCTTCCCGGACGAAAACGGCCGTAGCCCGTCCCACCGCCGGGACTGGACCGAGTGGAAAGCTCTGCTCACGGAGGCGAACGTTCGCGACGGACGTCTCCACGACGCCCGCCATACAGCCGCGACGGTTCTACTGATCCTCGGCGTTCCCGAGCGTGCCGTCATGGGCCTCATGGGTTGGTCGACCACGGCCATGGCCGCCCGCTATCAGCACATGGTGGACGCCGTTCGGATGGACATCGCGAGGCAGGTGGACGGCCTGATCTGGCAGTCCGATGCCCTCCGGCCGGGAGCTGAGGAAGGCGAGGACTTGCCCTAA
- a CDS encoding NUDIX domain-containing protein, with amino-acid sequence MSRIDYFRDPNAPKANSVVPSVTAVVRDDAGRLLLIHKTDNDLWALPGGGHDIGERIADTVVREVREETGIDVEVDNIVGLYTDPQHVLAYDDGEVRQQFSICFRAHPVGGSLRTSSESKEVRWIDPADLDGLDIHPSMMLRIRHGLDDAQREPYIG; translated from the coding sequence ATGAGCCGGATTGACTACTTCCGCGACCCGAACGCCCCAAAAGCCAACTCGGTGGTCCCCTCGGTGACGGCAGTGGTGCGAGACGATGCGGGACGCCTGTTGCTCATCCACAAGACGGACAACGACCTTTGGGCCTTGCCCGGTGGCGGCCACGACATCGGCGAACGCATCGCTGACACGGTCGTTCGCGAGGTCCGGGAAGAGACCGGTATCGACGTTGAGGTAGACAACATCGTGGGGCTCTACACCGACCCTCAACACGTGTTGGCGTACGACGACGGCGAGGTCCGGCAACAGTTCTCCATCTGCTTCCGGGCCCACCCGGTCGGCGGTTCCCTACGCACAAGTAGCGAGTCGAAAGAGGTCCGCTGGATTGATCCGGCGGACCTTGACGGACTGGACATCCACCCCTCGATGATGCTGCGTATCAGGCACGGCCTTGATGATGCGCAGCGAGAGCCCTACATCGGCTGA
- a CDS encoding RRQRL motif-containing zinc-binding protein, with protein sequence MSRLTLADCFDPAGERFGIPTYPWRYAPDGMATRRQLRIRGLRPGGQDIAAQILRPRRRREPLTAYLYRVDLARPVRPMTPARWAALAKANAARRRCPECRRDAGYVIPPTLGTCVTCAYPEEQRAA encoded by the coding sequence GTGAGCCGGCTGACCCTCGCCGACTGCTTCGACCCTGCCGGCGAGCGCTTCGGCATCCCCACCTACCCGTGGCGCTACGCCCCCGACGGCATGGCCACCCGCCGCCAACTCCGCATCCGTGGACTGCGGCCGGGAGGTCAGGACATCGCGGCACAGATCCTCAGGCCGCGCCGTCGGCGCGAACCGCTCACCGCGTACCTGTACCGCGTCGACCTCGCTCGCCCTGTGCGGCCGATGACCCCGGCGAGGTGGGCGGCACTCGCCAAGGCCAATGCCGCCCGCCGCCGCTGCCCCGAGTGCCGCCGGGACGCCGGATACGTCATCCCGCCCACGCTCGGAACCTGCGTGACCTGCGCCTATCCCGAGGAACAGCGCGCTGCTTGA
- a CDS encoding YfjI family protein: MTPQSVDSPDLWAGLPTLEAPPGEDDAAPDVWEDPIPLTGRRERPPFPAHVLPAWLGEFVTAVAEETQTPVDLAGSIALAVLATAAGGRSVVHVRGNWREPTNLYTVVALPPANRKSAVFALLTNPLYEAEKQLKSAMKPVIVEAELTARLAKEAADKAAAKAASADGDKRDEMVRTAVGLAQTADTLSVPAEPVLLADDSTPETVTSLMAEQGGRLSVMSAEGGIFDIIAGRYSGAPNMEVFLKGHAGDRLRVNRQTRREYIDAPALTIGLAVQPDVLRDIGKVKGFEGRGLLARFLYSLPVSTVGDREIITNPVPQETAAAYTARVIDLALSLAEWTDPAVIQLTPEADAALIAYQKRIEPQLKARGGKLGHISNWAGKLAGATARMAALLHLAEHGGNGYAHPVTEATMRAAIELGDYYTAHALAVFDVMGADPVLSRARSVLEALRDNGWEDVSRRDVFSVLSRSEVPTVADLEPALALLEDHGYLRSYQPERTGKRGRPPAPRLQAHPSLRHGGR; encoded by the coding sequence ATGACTCCACAGTCTGTGGACAGCCCCGACCTGTGGGCCGGACTGCCCACCCTGGAAGCACCGCCCGGCGAGGACGACGCGGCACCGGACGTGTGGGAGGACCCCATTCCCCTCACCGGCCGCCGTGAGCGCCCGCCGTTTCCCGCCCACGTCCTGCCCGCCTGGCTGGGGGAGTTCGTGACCGCCGTCGCAGAGGAGACACAGACCCCGGTCGACCTCGCCGGGTCGATCGCCCTCGCCGTGCTCGCCACGGCGGCCGGCGGCCGGTCGGTGGTCCACGTACGCGGCAACTGGCGTGAGCCCACCAACCTCTACACCGTTGTGGCGCTCCCGCCCGCGAACCGCAAGTCGGCCGTCTTCGCGCTGCTGACCAACCCCCTGTATGAGGCGGAGAAGCAGCTCAAGTCCGCGATGAAGCCCGTGATCGTGGAAGCGGAGTTGACGGCGAGGTTGGCCAAGGAAGCGGCCGACAAGGCCGCCGCCAAGGCCGCGTCCGCCGATGGCGACAAGCGCGATGAGATGGTGCGAACCGCCGTCGGGTTGGCGCAGACGGCGGACACGCTCAGCGTCCCGGCCGAACCGGTGCTGTTGGCGGACGACTCGACACCTGAGACGGTGACCTCGCTCATGGCGGAACAGGGCGGGCGGTTGTCGGTGATGAGCGCTGAGGGCGGCATCTTCGACATCATTGCCGGCCGCTACTCCGGCGCCCCGAACATGGAGGTCTTCCTCAAGGGGCATGCCGGGGACCGGTTGCGGGTGAACCGGCAGACCCGCCGCGAGTACATCGACGCCCCGGCCCTGACCATCGGCCTTGCCGTGCAGCCGGACGTCTTGCGGGACATCGGGAAGGTGAAGGGGTTCGAGGGACGGGGACTGTTGGCCCGGTTCCTGTACTCCCTGCCGGTGTCCACGGTCGGTGACCGCGAGATCATTACCAACCCGGTTCCGCAAGAGACGGCCGCCGCCTACACCGCCCGGGTCATCGACCTCGCCCTGTCGCTCGCGGAGTGGACCGACCCGGCCGTCATCCAGCTCACCCCGGAGGCGGACGCGGCCCTGATCGCCTATCAGAAGCGCATCGAACCGCAGCTCAAGGCGCGCGGCGGCAAGCTGGGCCACATCTCGAATTGGGCCGGAAAGCTTGCCGGGGCGACCGCCCGCATGGCCGCGCTGCTGCACCTCGCCGAACACGGCGGCAACGGCTACGCCCACCCGGTCACCGAAGCCACCATGCGCGCGGCCATCGAGCTGGGGGACTACTACACCGCCCATGCCCTCGCCGTGTTCGACGTCATGGGCGCCGACCCGGTCCTGTCCCGCGCCCGCAGCGTGCTGGAAGCGCTGAGGGACAACGGATGGGAGGACGTCAGCCGGCGGGACGTCTTCAGCGTCCTGTCCCGCAGCGAGGTCCCCACCGTCGCCGACCTCGAACCGGCCCTCGCCCTGTTGGAAGACCACGGATACCTGCGGTCGTACCAGCCGGAGCGCACCGGCAAGCGCGGACGCCCACCGGCACCCCGCCTACAGGCCCACCCGTCCCTGCGCCACGGCGGCCGGTGA
- a CDS encoding bifunctional DNA primase/polymerase, producing the protein MTPDCKARRPADGNHPDGSHLRTALDLAGAGVPVLPLRDGKVPFGNCRTCKGNACGGRPNMKAAGPCRCPAPCHAWAAATTDPHVLTSPVWAPVWREAVAVAYHPGGAGLTVVDLDNAAAVAWARETLPATRIVPTTRGEHWLYRGAMPSSNAVRPGVDVKSLMQYARWLGPGTGRMVVLPAAVRALVVKEDTTPAPGEVASSLPTRAPWSRQVATGCRHTERYVRTGLERGLALVRARTESGAGSQAFGVARFLAAQHTACPGPCGLAAIGEEIVTAAVSVGVPETYARRAVANGLETAVERAA; encoded by the coding sequence ATGACACCTGACTGCAAGGCCCGGCGGCCCGCCGACGGGAATCACCCGGACGGGAGCCACCTGCGCACCGCTCTGGACCTCGCGGGGGCCGGGGTCCCGGTGCTGCCCCTGCGGGACGGCAAGGTGCCGTTCGGGAACTGCCGTACGTGCAAGGGGAACGCGTGCGGCGGACGACCCAACATGAAGGCGGCGGGCCCCTGCCGGTGCCCCGCGCCGTGCCACGCGTGGGCCGCCGCGACCACCGACCCGCATGTCCTCACCTCGCCCGTGTGGGCGCCGGTGTGGCGTGAGGCGGTGGCGGTCGCCTACCACCCCGGCGGGGCCGGGCTGACGGTGGTCGATCTCGACAATGCGGCGGCCGTCGCGTGGGCCCGCGAGACCCTGCCCGCCACCCGCATCGTGCCGACGACGCGGGGCGAACACTGGCTCTACCGGGGCGCCATGCCGTCCTCGAACGCGGTCCGGCCCGGTGTCGACGTCAAGTCCCTGATGCAGTACGCCCGTTGGCTCGGACCCGGGACCGGCCGGATGGTCGTTCTCCCGGCGGCCGTGCGCGCCCTGGTGGTGAAGGAAGACACCACCCCCGCCCCGGGGGAGGTGGCCTCTTCCCTCCCGACGCGCGCACCGTGGTCGCGGCAGGTGGCCACCGGGTGCCGCCACACTGAGCGCTACGTCCGCACCGGGCTGGAACGCGGCCTCGCCCTGGTACGGGCGCGTACCGAATCCGGCGCGGGATCACAGGCGTTCGGCGTCGCCCGGTTCCTCGCCGCACAACACACCGCATGCCCCGGACCGTGCGGCCTCGCGGCGATCGGCGAGGAGATCGTGACGGCCGCCGTCTCCGTCGGAGTCCCGGAGACCTACGCCCGACGCGCGGTCGCCAACGGCCTTGAGACGGCCGTGGAGCGCGCGGCATGA